A single Cannabis sativa cultivar Pink pepper isolate KNU-18-1 chromosome 7, ASM2916894v1, whole genome shotgun sequence DNA region contains:
- the LOC133029190 gene encoding protein EARLY-RESPONSIVE TO DEHYDRATION 7, chloroplastic-like — translation MVLNLDPRKRKQSLEAIEETIVRIPGAILRQGGNIVAVLARIGDEIQWPLAKDEAGVKLDDSHWMGRRFSVQEVSETAKKGSEVLDGSVARETSSSDLKKEKKKKKKEKKRRKN, via the exons ATGGTGTTGAATCTGGATCCAA GGAAAAGGAAGCAGTCTCTTGAAGCCATTGAAGAAACAATCGTCAGAATTCCCGGCGCCATTCTTCGTCAGGGTGGTAACATCGTTGCTGTTCTCGCACGAATCGGGGATGAGATCCAATGGCCATTGGCTAAGGATGAAGCAGGTGTGAAGCTTGATGATTCGCATTGGATGGGTCGGAGGTTTTCGGTGCAAGAGGTTTCAGAAACGGCGAAAAAGGGGTCAGAGGTTTTGGATGGGTCTGTGGCGAGGGAGACTTCTTCGTCAGAtttgaagaaggagaagaagaagaagaagaaagaaaagaaaaggagaaaaaattag